The uncultured Desulfuromonas sp. genome has a segment encoding these proteins:
- a CDS encoding TonB-dependent receptor plug domain-containing protein has product MRHSVAWGLCTLFLLLSITVVRADTQSDPETLPDITVVDSSHMSTPGQSVLSRETLESLPQGDGAITDLLKVLPGIQFSETDNSSLTGGEILPAEISISGGRVYDNSFLIDGFGNNSLLDPTSDNPASSTDVPGHSQQLFLDSSLVESITLFRSNISARYSGFTGGVVDVETRDPEGRFGGEVSLRSTRSEWTSFYVDREDRGAFYSSQEADMQPDFRKYYGSASLDVPLTENMGLLLSYSKSYSKIPLSTFEEKHNQHRVLENYFAKYAYIPNDNNALRVTFVSTPYEGRYFRDDVKNSDFSIENGGWSLNSSFEQIFSLAKIEWLAGYATSENSRSGSDNYFNYKVTPSADWGDRYSREGSYGDIEIKQETLSLASHATWTPFSLWGMKHEWISGITFERVKADYQRGYATNSAWKTSDLVMCDGDDSFCIEGEQYAYSKVVYPEDSADAEISSVDLYLEDTLSWWRLAFRPGLHVSYNDLMKNTDYAGRGAVFYDVFADGATIFSIGASRYYGKTFLAYALNEQKAQTERETRSINDDGSLTEWEQITRTSLATTRLTDLDTPYVDEWSIGLEQDFLGGRLTVSYIDRNGEDQLTKQVLDKDENGYTYSEWTNLGESRHKEVTMCWSRVWENQSLLIDGTWQDSENSNEDYDDVLELEDFEDLVLYNDHLVYRFDLPRSDYNREWSANLVYQVKLDHGFTFTNVTRYRSGYEGIVDSGENYELEDGTRVDVYEMRDFSSSTLFDWKLEWTYDFTETQLLTVTFDVYNVFNKKIYTGTTGEYELGRQLWVGLTYDF; this is encoded by the coding sequence GTGCGTCATTCTGTAGCCTGGGGTCTGTGTACCCTTTTTTTGCTGTTGTCGATCACTGTTGTTAGAGCAGACACGCAATCCGACCCGGAAACCTTGCCGGATATCACCGTTGTTGACTCCTCTCACATGAGCACTCCAGGACAGTCTGTTCTTTCAAGGGAAACCCTTGAGTCTCTGCCTCAAGGCGACGGTGCCATAACGGATTTGCTCAAAGTCCTTCCGGGGATTCAATTCAGTGAAACGGATAATTCATCGTTAACCGGTGGTGAAATTCTCCCGGCCGAGATCTCCATTTCCGGTGGACGTGTTTACGATAACAGCTTCCTGATTGATGGTTTTGGCAATAATAGCCTGTTAGACCCGACGTCGGATAATCCGGCCAGCTCCACAGACGTTCCCGGACATTCTCAGCAACTTTTTCTCGACAGCTCTCTGGTTGAATCAATTACGCTTTTTCGAAGCAATATCTCCGCACGTTATAGTGGCTTTACCGGTGGTGTGGTTGATGTTGAGACACGTGATCCTGAGGGGCGCTTTGGCGGTGAGGTCTCTCTGCGCTCAACACGTTCAGAATGGACCAGCTTTTATGTTGACCGGGAAGATCGCGGGGCGTTTTATTCTTCGCAAGAAGCCGACATGCAACCCGATTTCCGAAAATATTACGGGAGTGCCAGTCTCGATGTTCCTCTCACCGAGAATATGGGGCTGCTCTTATCGTATTCCAAAAGTTATTCTAAAATTCCTTTGTCCACCTTTGAGGAAAAACATAACCAACATCGCGTTCTGGAAAATTATTTTGCGAAATATGCCTATATCCCAAATGATAACAATGCATTGCGGGTTACATTCGTATCGACACCTTATGAGGGCCGTTATTTTCGTGACGATGTCAAAAACAGTGATTTCAGTATCGAAAATGGTGGCTGGTCGTTGAACTCCAGTTTTGAACAGATATTTTCTTTGGCAAAAATCGAATGGCTTGCCGGCTACGCGACCAGTGAAAATAGTCGCAGCGGTTCTGATAACTACTTTAACTACAAGGTGACTCCTTCGGCGGATTGGGGAGATCGTTACAGTCGTGAAGGAAGCTATGGCGATATCGAAATCAAACAGGAGACCTTGTCTTTGGCCAGTCATGCCACGTGGACACCATTTAGCTTGTGGGGCATGAAGCACGAATGGATCAGTGGCATAACGTTTGAACGGGTTAAAGCGGATTATCAACGAGGTTATGCAACCAACAGTGCATGGAAAACCAGTGATCTTGTCATGTGTGATGGGGATGATTCGTTTTGTATTGAAGGTGAACAATACGCCTACAGTAAGGTTGTTTATCCGGAAGACAGTGCTGATGCTGAAATCAGCTCCGTTGATCTTTACCTTGAAGATACTTTGAGCTGGTGGCGTTTGGCATTTCGTCCGGGACTCCATGTCAGCTACAACGACCTGATGAAAAATACGGACTATGCTGGTCGTGGCGCGGTGTTTTACGATGTTTTTGCTGATGGGGCAACCATCTTCAGTATTGGTGCAAGTCGCTATTATGGGAAAACCTTTCTGGCCTATGCGCTCAACGAACAAAAAGCCCAGACTGAACGAGAGACGCGCTCCATTAATGATGACGGCTCCCTGACGGAATGGGAACAAATAACACGTACCTCCCTTGCGACGACTCGTCTGACGGATCTCGATACTCCCTATGTCGATGAATGGAGTATTGGCCTTGAACAGGATTTTCTAGGTGGCCGCTTGACAGTGAGTTATATCGACCGCAATGGCGAAGACCAGTTGACGAAGCAGGTTCTGGACAAAGACGAAAATGGCTATACCTATTCAGAATGGACCAATCTGGGTGAAAGCCGTCATAAAGAGGTGACCATGTGTTGGTCGCGTGTCTGGGAAAATCAGTCACTCCTGATTGACGGCACCTGGCAGGACAGTGAAAACAGCAATGAAGATTATGATGACGTTCTTGAGCTGGAGGATTTTGAAGATTTAGTCTTGTACAATGACCACCTCGTTTACCGATTTGATCTGCCACGTTCCGATTATAACCGTGAATGGAGTGCCAATCTTGTCTATCAAGTAAAGCTGGACCACGGTTTTACCTTCACCAATGTGACGCGTTATCGCAGTGGCTATGAAGGGATTGTCGATAGTGGCGAGAATTATGAGCTTGAGGATGGAACCAGAGTCGATGTTTACGAGATGCGCGATTTTTCCAGCTCAACCCTTTTCGACTGGAAGCTCGAATGGACTTACGATTTTACGGAAACTCAATTGTTGACGGTCACGTTTGATGTCTACAATGTCTTCAATAAGAAGATTTATACAGGGACCACTGGCGAGTATGAGTTAGGCCGTCAGTTGTGGGTTGGTTTGACGTACGATTTTTAA
- a CDS encoding ABC-F family ATP-binding cassette domain-containing protein: protein MNVIDVTELEKHYGARTIFTQVTFAVDETEKVGLIGRNGCGKSTLLRILGGLDDTDGGAISRKKGASVVYLPQQPTFEEDLTAHEVLSRSLTAVYERRQRYDQLLMRLEQASAEEMDALLAEQQALQEWFDHHQCWNVDHRIGDVCNRLGVTRLDQPVSQMSGGQQKRVALAGVLLQQPDLLMLDEPTNHLDAVSIQWLEEELLRYPGAVMLVTHDRYFLDRVVTRMFELDEGRFQMFTGNYSLYLQQKQEQYDMEQSRQSRLLNLLRREEAWLHRGAKARTTKQKARIGRVDKLREQKQGPRRGDVSLQFSAEQKLGGTILELEHVQLQAGDLTLAKDVSLILRPGERLGILGPNGCGKSTLLKTILGEIPLVAGEVILGRKTQVGYIDQNRSGLDPEKTVAECLGEGDWVTVAGHKRHKTGYLEEFLFDYAEQRKPVTTLSGGERARLLLASLMLQGANLLVLDEPTNDLDIQTLQVLEQALIDFTGCVVIVTHDRYLLDRIATATLVFDGQGSVIRYEGNYSDMLLQQRPTEPPASKKASAPDTAKASAKEKKQRKGLSYKEKIELEEVETEIAELEQEQTALEQALSETVNRSVEELEELGRRFTEVSERLTGRYERWEVLEEKKEGV from the coding sequence ATGAATGTCATTGATGTCACTGAACTGGAAAAGCATTACGGCGCGCGGACGATTTTTACTCAGGTGACCTTTGCCGTGGATGAAACGGAGAAGGTTGGTCTGATTGGACGTAATGGTTGCGGTAAGTCGACATTATTACGCATCCTCGGCGGCCTTGATGATACGGACGGGGGCGCCATCAGCCGCAAAAAAGGGGCTTCGGTGGTCTACCTTCCCCAGCAGCCGACTTTTGAGGAGGATCTGACGGCGCATGAGGTGCTGTCGCGTTCGTTGACTGCCGTCTATGAGCGGCGCCAACGTTACGATCAGCTTCTCATGCGGTTGGAGCAGGCTTCCGCGGAAGAAATGGATGCCTTGCTGGCGGAGCAGCAGGCCTTGCAGGAGTGGTTCGATCATCATCAATGCTGGAATGTCGATCACCGCATCGGTGATGTGTGTAACCGCCTTGGCGTGACGCGCCTCGATCAACCCGTGTCGCAGATGTCGGGTGGGCAGCAAAAGAGGGTGGCGTTGGCCGGCGTGCTTTTGCAACAGCCTGATTTGCTGATGCTCGATGAACCGACCAACCATCTTGATGCCGTCAGTATTCAATGGCTGGAGGAGGAACTGCTGCGTTATCCCGGAGCGGTGATGCTGGTGACCCATGATCGTTATTTTCTCGATCGGGTGGTGACACGCATGTTTGAACTTGATGAAGGTCGGTTTCAGATGTTCACCGGCAACTATAGCCTGTATCTGCAACAAAAGCAGGAGCAATACGATATGGAGCAGAGTCGCCAAAGCCGCCTGCTTAATCTGTTGCGCCGTGAGGAAGCCTGGCTGCATCGTGGCGCCAAAGCGCGAACCACGAAACAGAAAGCCCGCATCGGTCGGGTAGATAAACTGCGTGAACAGAAGCAAGGGCCGCGGCGTGGTGATGTCAGCCTGCAGTTCAGTGCCGAACAGAAATTGGGCGGCACCATCCTTGAGCTGGAACATGTGCAACTGCAGGCTGGTGACCTCACCCTGGCCAAAGACGTCTCGCTGATTTTACGTCCCGGCGAACGGCTGGGGATTCTCGGCCCGAACGGCTGCGGCAAATCGACCCTGCTTAAAACCATTCTTGGAGAAATTCCTCTGGTGGCCGGTGAGGTGATTCTGGGGCGCAAGACGCAGGTCGGCTATATCGATCAAAATCGTAGCGGGCTTGATCCTGAGAAAACCGTTGCCGAGTGTTTAGGCGAAGGCGATTGGGTGACTGTCGCAGGACATAAACGCCATAAAACGGGCTATCTGGAAGAGTTTCTCTTTGATTATGCCGAACAGCGCAAGCCCGTCACAACGCTATCCGGCGGTGAGCGTGCCCGCTTGTTGCTCGCTTCACTGATGTTGCAGGGCGCTAATCTGTTGGTGCTGGACGAGCCAACCAATGATCTTGATATTCAGACGCTGCAGGTTCTTGAACAGGCGTTGATTGATTTTACCGGCTGCGTCGTCATCGTGACCCATGATCGTTATCTGTTGGATCGCATTGCCACCGCGACTCTGGTGTTTGACGGTCAGGGCAGTGTGATCCGTTATGAAGGGAACTATTCAGACATGCTGCTGCAACAGCGGCCGACGGAACCGCCGGCGTCAAAGAAGGCAAGTGCGCCTGACACCGCAAAAGCTTCTGCGAAAGAGAAAAAACAACGCAAAGGACTCAGCTATAAAGAAAAAATTGAGTTGGAAGAGGTTGAAACAGAGATCGCCGAACTTGAGCAGGAACAGACAGCGCTCGAACAGGCCCTTTCCGAGACGGTTAACCGTTCTGTCGAGGAATTGGAGGAACTGGGGCGCCGTTTCACCGAAGTCTCGGAGCGGCTCACTGGACGCTACGAACGCTGGGAGGTCCTTGAAGAGAAAAAAGAAGGCGTCTGA
- a CDS encoding bifunctional aconitate hydratase 2/2-methylisocitrate dehydratase, with amino-acid sequence MIEAYLQHEAERQAQGIPALPLNPEQAKGLCELLVNPPAGKEDFLLNLLKERISPGVDPAAEVKADFLGQIIKGEVSSPLVSKVEAVQILGTMMGGYNIKYLIEALQIAELADEAACALSGMVLIYDAFDDVDALRKAGNAAADKVVKSWAAAEWFTSKPELAETITVKVFKVDGEINTDDFSPAGDAWSRPDIPLHSLAMGKTRFPGGNEEIAAWRAEGSQVAFVGDVVGTGSSRKSACNSVLWHIGEDIPAVPNKRRAGVIIGGVIAPIFFNTAQDSGALPLRMDVSNLNHGDVITINTAAGKVTGADGAELATFEIAPNTVSDEFRAGGRTPLIIGRKLTERACEALGLPAPDMFIQPNNPVPKAGQGYSLAQKMVGKACGVDGILPGTACEPTMTTVGSQDTTGPMTADEIKELACLKFQAPMFMQSFCHTAAYPKPADVKMHNTLPKFISEREGVALNPGDGVIHSWLNRLLLPDTVGTGGDSHTRFPIGISFPAGSGLIAFAGALGFMALDMPESVLVRFKGEFNEGITLRDAVNAIPYYAIKQGLLTVPKKNKVNIFNGRILEMEGLPNLSVEQAYELTDAAAERSAAAGCIQLSEESVCKYLRSNVALMESMIKDGYQHAATLQKRIDAVNEWLKNPQLLKADSNAEYAAVIEIDLAEITEPILACPNDPDDVKLLSEVQGTKIQDIFLGSCMTNIGHFRAAAKIWEGNKFNPEDRIWICPPTRMDQAKLKDEAYFAIFNQVGARIETPGCSLCMGNQARVPDGVNMFSTSTRNFDDRIGNGAQVYLGGAELGAVTALKGELPTPAEYLAIYKEKISPCKEEVYDYLQFDELGEFDAVYKRCDI; translated from the coding sequence ATGATCGAAGCATATCTGCAACATGAGGCAGAGAGACAAGCACAGGGCATCCCTGCACTGCCTCTCAATCCTGAACAAGCCAAAGGTCTTTGCGAACTGCTGGTAAATCCCCCGGCAGGCAAAGAAGATTTCCTGCTCAACCTGCTCAAAGAGCGCATCTCCCCGGGTGTTGATCCCGCTGCTGAAGTCAAAGCCGACTTCCTCGGCCAGATCATCAAAGGTGAGGTTTCCTCTCCTCTGGTCAGCAAAGTTGAGGCTGTTCAGATCCTCGGCACCATGATGGGTGGTTACAACATCAAATACCTGATCGAAGCTCTGCAGATTGCTGAGCTGGCTGACGAAGCCGCCTGTGCCCTGAGTGGTATGGTACTGATTTACGATGCGTTTGACGATGTTGACGCGCTGCGTAAAGCCGGCAACGCCGCTGCAGACAAAGTTGTTAAATCCTGGGCCGCGGCCGAGTGGTTCACCTCCAAGCCTGAGCTGGCTGAGACCATCACCGTCAAGGTGTTCAAAGTTGACGGCGAGATCAACACCGACGACTTCTCACCGGCAGGCGACGCATGGAGCCGCCCGGACATTCCGCTGCACTCCCTGGCCATGGGTAAAACCCGTTTCCCCGGTGGTAACGAAGAGATTGCTGCATGGCGTGCCGAAGGCAGCCAGGTTGCTTTCGTTGGTGACGTCGTCGGTACCGGTTCTTCCCGTAAGTCGGCGTGTAACTCGGTTCTGTGGCACATCGGTGAAGACATTCCCGCTGTTCCCAACAAGCGTCGTGCCGGTGTCATCATCGGTGGCGTTATCGCGCCGATCTTTTTCAACACCGCTCAGGATTCCGGTGCTCTGCCCCTGCGCATGGACGTTTCCAACCTCAACCACGGCGATGTGATCACCATCAACACCGCTGCCGGTAAGGTCACCGGTGCCGACGGCGCTGAGCTGGCCACCTTCGAAATCGCTCCCAATACCGTCAGTGATGAATTCCGTGCCGGTGGCCGTACGCCGCTGATCATCGGTCGCAAACTGACCGAGCGTGCCTGTGAAGCTCTGGGGCTGCCCGCTCCGGACATGTTCATCCAGCCCAACAATCCTGTGCCCAAAGCGGGTCAGGGCTACTCCCTGGCACAGAAAATGGTTGGTAAAGCCTGTGGCGTGGACGGCATCCTGCCCGGCACCGCGTGTGAGCCCACCATGACCACGGTTGGTTCTCAGGATACTACCGGCCCGATGACCGCCGACGAGATCAAAGAGCTGGCCTGCCTGAAGTTCCAGGCGCCTATGTTCATGCAGTCTTTCTGCCACACCGCTGCGTATCCCAAGCCGGCTGACGTTAAAATGCACAACACCCTGCCTAAGTTCATCTCCGAGCGTGAAGGTGTTGCTCTGAACCCCGGCGATGGTGTTATCCACAGCTGGTTGAATCGTCTGCTGCTGCCCGACACCGTAGGTACCGGTGGTGACTCTCACACCCGTTTCCCCATTGGCATCAGCTTCCCGGCCGGTTCCGGTCTGATTGCTTTCGCCGGTGCTCTGGGCTTCATGGCTCTGGATATGCCTGAGTCGGTTCTGGTCCGCTTCAAAGGTGAGTTCAACGAAGGTATCACCCTGCGTGACGCTGTGAACGCCATCCCTTACTACGCCATCAAGCAAGGCCTGCTGACTGTTCCCAAAAAGAACAAAGTCAACATCTTCAACGGCCGTATTCTGGAGATGGAAGGTCTGCCTAACCTGTCCGTAGAGCAGGCTTATGAGCTGACTGACGCTGCTGCCGAGCGTTCTGCTGCTGCCGGTTGCATCCAGCTCTCTGAAGAGTCTGTTTGTAAATACCTGCGTTCCAACGTTGCTCTGATGGAAAGTATGATCAAAGACGGCTACCAGCATGCTGCTACCCTGCAGAAGCGTATCGACGCTGTTAACGAGTGGCTGAAGAATCCTCAACTGCTCAAAGCGGACAGCAATGCTGAGTATGCTGCGGTTATCGAGATCGATCTCGCTGAGATCACCGAGCCGATCCTGGCATGCCCGAACGATCCCGATGATGTCAAGCTGCTCTCCGAAGTTCAAGGCACCAAGATCCAGGATATCTTCCTTGGCTCCTGTATGACCAACATCGGTCACTTCCGTGCCGCGGCCAAGATCTGGGAAGGCAACAAGTTCAATCCCGAAGATCGTATCTGGATCTGCCCGCCGACCCGTATGGACCAGGCCAAGTTGAAAGACGAAGCGTACTTCGCCATCTTCAACCAGGTTGGCGCACGTATCGAAACTCCGGGTTGCTCCCTGTGCATGGGTAACCAGGCTCGTGTGCCCGATGGTGTGAACATGTTCTCCACCTCAACCCGTAACTTCGACGACCGTATCGGTAACGGCGCTCAGGTTTACCTGGGTGGTGCCGAGCTGGGCGCAGTCACCGCACTCAAAGGCGAGCTGCCGACTCCGGCCGAGTACCTGGCCATTTACAAAGAGAAGATTTCTCCTTGTAAAGAGGAAGTTTACGACTACCTGCAGTTCGACGAGCTGGGTGAGTTCGACGCTGTTTACAAGCGTTGTGACATCTAA
- a CDS encoding response regulator yields the protein MPHTATTNIGQKITTIVMLTSTIVLLMSLAASVYIQGTTFQDSMVDKMSTMARIIGDNSKEALALRKSYLAERVINSLELEPSIQLAYLFDRDNKVTAQYRNKSESSLAQELKNSPFKIERISEARNSEKMQHFLDLRSLTIYSPVFHEGDYIGCVYLQMSQNLIIRNLLLFAIAALAMLAITLGVAYLLTIRLKRLITHPLHQLVDRMNEVSSEQNYCCQKMPIINSDIIEIKTLLGGFCHMLKQIEKRENSLQQYSQKLEEQVRERTKDLQQTNDELHGTIQELDKAKKAAQEASAAKSRFLANMSHEIRTPMIGVLGMAEQLMSRDLGDQEAELVRTIYSSGESLQAILNDLLDISKIEAGKLELDLHQFNPVETLDQAVELLADNAFKKGLELTTVTHTSVPSALTGDAGRLRQIILNLLSNAIKFTEEGHIVVDMNWSRQDETSGDLVVAVKDSGIGLDDAAKSNIFTAFTQADSTTSRKYGGTGLGLAIVKQLIELMDGTISVRDNKERGSIFTVTIPFNFTAATGAGIQSATKATRCAIVASENFQLQQMLRDHLEVSGIKVTLCANATIAQHKIDEKSSPLDLLLLDSALPGGAISLLKSLHQTDQRPKILFLGPRSQMFSHEEMSQLGIETFLPKPVQTTALYQAITSAPQEPSSRPESKAPSPPENGKHRILLAEDNEVNQRLVQLIIRPLDYHLTIVSNGQQAVDACAKEAFSLILMDCQMPLMDGYEAAKRIHQQTDTPIIALTAHAGEEDVLRCREAGMVDYLCKPYRQIQLLDMIEKHLPGLVTE from the coding sequence ATGCCCCACACCGCGACAACAAATATCGGCCAAAAAATCACCACGATTGTCATGCTCACCAGCACCATTGTCCTGCTGATGTCATTGGCGGCGTCGGTTTATATCCAGGGCACCACGTTTCAAGACAGCATGGTGGATAAAATGTCGACCATGGCCCGCATCATCGGCGACAACAGCAAAGAGGCTTTGGCCCTGCGTAAAAGTTATCTGGCCGAACGGGTCATCAACAGCCTGGAGCTGGAACCATCGATCCAACTGGCCTACCTGTTCGACCGTGACAACAAAGTAACGGCACAATACCGCAACAAAAGTGAAAGCAGTCTCGCGCAGGAGCTGAAAAACAGTCCCTTTAAAATTGAACGGATCAGCGAAGCTCGCAACAGCGAAAAGATGCAGCATTTTCTTGATTTGCGCTCTCTGACCATCTACTCGCCGGTATTCCACGAGGGGGATTATATAGGTTGCGTCTATCTGCAAATGAGCCAAAACCTGATCATTCGCAACCTGCTGCTGTTTGCCATTGCCGCACTGGCGATGCTGGCGATCACCCTCGGCGTTGCCTATCTGCTCACCATCCGCTTGAAACGACTCATCACCCATCCGTTGCATCAGCTTGTCGATCGAATGAATGAGGTCTCCTCGGAGCAAAACTATTGCTGCCAGAAGATGCCGATCATAAACAGCGACATCATCGAAATCAAGACACTCCTCGGCGGATTCTGTCATATGCTCAAACAAATTGAAAAAAGAGAAAATTCTCTCCAGCAATACAGTCAAAAACTCGAAGAGCAAGTGCGTGAACGCACTAAGGACTTACAACAGACCAATGATGAGTTGCATGGCACCATTCAGGAGCTGGATAAAGCGAAGAAAGCCGCACAGGAAGCCAGTGCCGCCAAATCCCGTTTCCTGGCCAACATGAGCCACGAAATCCGTACCCCCATGATCGGCGTGCTCGGCATGGCCGAACAACTGATGAGTCGCGACCTCGGCGATCAGGAAGCGGAATTGGTCAGGACCATCTACAGCTCCGGCGAATCGCTTCAAGCCATCCTCAACGATCTGCTCGACATTTCAAAGATCGAAGCCGGAAAACTGGAACTGGATCTGCACCAGTTCAACCCTGTTGAGACCCTTGATCAAGCGGTCGAGCTTCTGGCCGATAATGCCTTTAAAAAAGGTTTGGAGCTGACGACCGTCACCCACACCTCCGTCCCTTCAGCCCTGACCGGCGACGCCGGCCGCTTACGCCAGATTATCCTCAACTTACTGTCCAACGCCATCAAATTCACCGAAGAGGGTCACATTGTTGTTGATATGAACTGGTCTCGCCAGGATGAAACATCAGGGGATCTGGTGGTCGCGGTCAAAGATAGCGGCATTGGGCTGGATGACGCCGCTAAAAGCAATATTTTTACCGCATTCACTCAGGCCGACAGCACCACAAGTCGTAAATATGGCGGTACCGGGCTGGGGCTGGCCATTGTCAAACAGCTGATCGAACTGATGGATGGCACCATTTCCGTTCGCGACAACAAGGAGCGTGGCTCCATCTTTACCGTCACGATCCCGTTTAATTTCACAGCGGCTACGGGAGCGGGAATCCAGTCGGCAACCAAGGCAACACGTTGTGCTATCGTTGCCAGCGAAAACTTTCAACTTCAGCAAATGCTGCGTGACCATTTAGAAGTCAGCGGCATCAAAGTCACGCTTTGTGCCAACGCCACAATCGCCCAGCACAAAATCGATGAGAAAAGCAGCCCTCTTGATTTGCTCTTACTCGACAGTGCTCTACCCGGCGGCGCGATCTCTCTACTGAAATCACTTCATCAAACAGATCAGCGGCCCAAAATCCTTTTCCTCGGCCCGCGCAGTCAAATGTTCAGTCATGAGGAGATGTCCCAACTCGGCATCGAGACCTTTTTACCCAAACCCGTTCAAACAACGGCTCTGTATCAAGCCATCACATCCGCTCCCCAGGAACCATCAAGCCGACCCGAATCCAAGGCGCCATCGCCCCCGGAAAACGGCAAACACCGAATCCTCTTAGCAGAAGACAATGAGGTCAACCAACGGCTGGTGCAACTGATTATTCGGCCCCTTGATTACCACCTGACCATCGTGTCCAATGGTCAGCAGGCTGTTGACGCCTGCGCAAAGGAAGCGTTCTCGTTAATTTTGATGGATTGCCAAATGCCCTTAATGGATGGCTACGAAGCAGCCAAGCGTATTCATCAACAGACCGATACCCCCATCATCGCGCTGACGGCTCATGCTGGAGAAGAGGATGTTCTACGCTGTCGTGAAGCCGGCATGGTTGACTACCTGTGCAAGCCATACCGTCAAATTCAGCTTCTTGACATGATTGAGAAGCACCTGCCAGGTCTGGTGACGGAATGA
- a CDS encoding carbonic anhydrase produces the protein MKDLTALVSGFRRFQENFFSQDTRLFDQLKKAQHPKILAIACCDSRVDPSLLTDCDPGDLFVIRNVANLVPPYQPDAHYHGVSAAVEYAVCFLNVEYILIMGHSQCGGIQSLMEKTGGCEDGDNEFIDKWVSLASPAKEMVLKELGDKPKEIQTRACEQASILLSLENLLTFPQILKRVKAGTLSLQAWYVDIQTGALLSYNPKSGEFEVLVNHPE, from the coding sequence ATGAAGGATCTGACGGCTTTAGTGAGTGGTTTTCGCCGCTTTCAGGAAAATTTTTTTAGTCAAGATACGCGATTATTTGATCAACTTAAAAAAGCCCAGCATCCTAAAATCCTCGCCATTGCCTGCTGCGATTCACGCGTCGACCCGTCCCTTTTAACCGATTGCGATCCCGGCGACCTGTTTGTCATCCGTAATGTCGCCAACCTCGTCCCTCCCTACCAGCCGGACGCCCATTATCACGGGGTTTCTGCAGCAGTCGAATATGCCGTTTGCTTTCTCAATGTCGAATATATTCTGATTATGGGTCATTCACAGTGCGGCGGCATTCAAAGCCTGATGGAAAAAACCGGCGGATGTGAGGATGGAGACAACGAGTTCATCGATAAGTGGGTCAGTTTGGCATCACCGGCAAAAGAGATGGTGCTCAAAGAGTTGGGCGACAAGCCTAAAGAGATTCAGACCCGCGCCTGTGAACAGGCCTCAATTCTGTTATCACTTGAAAATCTGCTGACGTTCCCCCAGATCCTCAAGCGCGTTAAGGCAGGAACACTCTCGTTGCAGGCCTGGTATGTTGATATCCAAACAGGTGCCCTGCTCAGCTACAATCCCAAAAGCGGTGAATTTGAGGTTCTGGTCAATCATCCCGAATGA